One stretch of Chryseobacterium sp. LJ668 DNA includes these proteins:
- a CDS encoding LTA synthase family protein translates to MNSKTISKLFQKIFNSRFSALFSVLGLYLVLSFLIRLGFLLGSAKDVDFSPFYILRAFFTGFFFDLTVVHFLLLLYAIYLSIFPKRWIGSLMDTSFTYFYLTVIFIVIYFSLLAEIPFWEEFEVRFNFIAVDYLIYTYEVVENIHQTYPLPIIAAVLVGLVVSTFFCFKKLNIFRNTFSDKISFRSRLLYGIPVVVFTVVLGSIMKNKQADFSNNLVINELGKNGAFSFLSAYESNELDYETFYPKLPEKEVYTVLKDHLLQANQKFTSKRYDDISRSTIGQHERKPNIIVIAIESFSADFLKAFGNKDHLTPNYDQLSEESIFFTNLYATGTRTVRGMEALTLSVPPTPGNSIVRRPDNQNLFSVSTIVKAKNYQPYFIYGGDGYFDNMNNFFGGQGFDIVDRNRGNPLSDEIKTKRFAIKDNEVSFENAWGICDEDLYRQSVKYADKSFNEKKPFFQFVMTTSNHKPFTFPNGKIDLPQGDRNAAVKYTDYALGKFIQSAKAKPWFTNTVFVIVADHCASSAGKWEINIAKHHIPAIIYSLPKQNPEKINRLTSQIDLMPTLFGYLGWNYNTSLYGKDINQTKIGEERAFIGNYRTLGLLQNNLFTQIDDRARVKQFTVSGTEQSLSEVNFKDNDLISETIAYYQSASERFKNGKMKAK, encoded by the coding sequence TTAGGGTCGGCAAAAGATGTAGACTTTAGCCCGTTCTATATTTTGAGAGCATTTTTTACAGGATTTTTCTTTGATCTTACTGTTGTTCATTTTCTTTTGCTGTTATATGCCATTTATCTTTCGATATTCCCAAAACGATGGATCGGTTCTTTAATGGATACATCTTTTACTTATTTCTATTTAACAGTTATTTTTATCGTTATCTATTTCAGTCTTTTGGCGGAAATTCCCTTTTGGGAAGAGTTTGAAGTACGGTTTAATTTTATTGCCGTCGATTACCTGATCTATACCTATGAAGTTGTAGAAAACATTCACCAAACGTATCCCTTACCTATAATTGCAGCCGTTTTGGTAGGATTGGTTGTATCAACCTTCTTTTGTTTCAAAAAACTGAATATCTTCAGAAATACCTTTTCAGATAAAATTTCATTCCGCTCAAGATTATTATACGGAATTCCTGTTGTGGTTTTTACAGTCGTTTTAGGATCAATAATGAAAAACAAACAGGCTGACTTCAGCAATAATTTGGTCATCAATGAATTGGGGAAAAACGGAGCCTTTTCTTTTTTATCAGCCTATGAATCAAACGAATTAGATTATGAAACTTTTTATCCCAAACTTCCGGAAAAAGAGGTGTATACCGTTCTGAAAGATCACCTTTTACAGGCAAATCAAAAATTTACATCAAAACGTTATGATGATATTTCAAGATCAACAATCGGACAGCATGAACGCAAACCAAATATCATTGTCATTGCAATTGAAAGTTTCAGTGCAGATTTTTTAAAAGCGTTCGGAAATAAAGATCATCTTACTCCCAATTATGATCAGTTGTCTGAAGAAAGTATTTTCTTTACCAATCTTTACGCCACAGGAACCAGAACTGTGCGCGGGATGGAAGCTTTGACGTTGTCTGTACCTCCTACTCCAGGAAACAGTATCGTAAGAAGACCAGATAACCAGAATTTGTTTTCGGTTTCGACAATCGTAAAAGCCAAAAATTATCAGCCATATTTTATTTATGGTGGGGATGGTTATTTTGATAATATGAATAATTTTTTTGGTGGACAGGGATTTGATATCGTAGACAGAAACAGGGGAAACCCATTATCTGACGAAATTAAAACCAAACGATTTGCGATCAAAGACAATGAAGTAAGTTTTGAAAATGCCTGGGGAATATGCGATGAAGATCTTTATAGGCAATCTGTGAAATACGCAGATAAAAGCTTCAATGAAAAGAAGCCATTTTTCCAATTCGTAATGACGACATCCAATCATAAACCTTTCACCTTCCCTAACGGAAAAATTGATCTTCCACAAGGTGACAGAAATGCCGCAGTAAAATATACCGATTATGCTTTAGGAAAATTTATTCAAAGTGCAAAAGCAAAGCCTTGGTTTACAAATACCGTTTTTGTTATCGTTGCAGACCACTGTGCAAGCAGCGCCGGAAAATGGGAAATCAATATTGCAAAACATCATATTCCTGCAATTATTTATAGTCTTCCCAAGCAAAATCCTGAAAAAATAAATCGTCTGACTTCACAAATTGATCTGATGCCAACTTTATTCGGTTATCTCGGATGGAATTACAACACCAGTTTATATGGAAAAGACATCAACCAGACAAAAATTGGAGAAGAGCGTGCTTTCATCGGTAATTATCGTACTTTAGGGTTGTTGCAAAACAATCTATTTACTCAGATTGATGATCGCGCAAGAGTAAAACAGTTTACCGTTTCCGGAACCGAGCAGTCTTTATCTGAAGTCAATTTTAAAGATAATGATCTGATTTCTGAAACCATTGCGTACTATCAGTCTGCCAGTGAAAGATTTAAAAACGGAAAGATGAAAGCCAAATAA
- a CDS encoding thioredoxin family protein, protein MKKIISGLFIFITIFSFAQDEILFQDVPFKDLVAKAKKENKLVFIDAYASWCGPCKMMEKNVFTQKSVGDFYNKNFVNARIDMEKGEGREIAQKFGVRSYPTYLFLNGDGELISQNYGYMEENVFLAMAQDINSPNNKKGSLKERFAQGEKSSDFLINIMKLNSSSDFEFAKKASERYFENKKKTDEFTKEDVGFLLYFLKSTEDFNYKTFVAKKDEIIKYLPEENYNDFNNQLILAKVVQQSIDEKAKKINDAYFLKTAEPLVGKEAAAIKLNQTKLAYYEQNANFPEYEKAALDYYNNSDAFEPNELLKAAWVFSDYVKTQASLKKAAEWAEKSVMRGETSENTYILAKIYYNLGNKDLAKNFAELSKNIAEKSGKDATLANELLRTIK, encoded by the coding sequence ATGAAAAAGATTATCTCCGGATTATTTATTTTTATCACTATATTCAGTTTTGCTCAGGACGAAATTCTATTTCAGGATGTCCCTTTCAAAGATCTTGTTGCAAAAGCAAAAAAAGAAAACAAGCTGGTTTTTATCGATGCATACGCCTCATGGTGCGGTCCCTGTAAAATGATGGAAAAAAATGTGTTCACCCAAAAGTCTGTCGGAGATTTCTACAACAAAAATTTTGTGAATGCAAGAATTGATATGGAAAAAGGTGAAGGACGAGAAATTGCACAGAAATTTGGTGTACGCTCCTATCCCACTTACTTATTCCTGAATGGCGATGGTGAATTGATTTCACAGAATTACGGCTACATGGAAGAAAATGTTTTCCTGGCAATGGCACAGGATATCAATTCTCCAAATAATAAAAAAGGATCATTGAAAGAACGTTTTGCACAAGGAGAAAAATCATCCGATTTTCTTATCAATATCATGAAGCTGAACTCATCTTCAGATTTTGAATTTGCAAAGAAGGCATCAGAAAGATACTTTGAAAATAAAAAAAAGACCGATGAGTTTACAAAGGAAGATGTGGGATTTTTATTGTATTTTTTAAAATCAACAGAAGATTTTAACTACAAAACATTTGTTGCTAAAAAGGATGAAATTATAAAATATCTACCTGAAGAAAATTATAATGATTTTAATAATCAATTGATTTTAGCTAAAGTTGTGCAACAATCTATTGATGAAAAAGCTAAAAAAATCAATGATGCTTATTTTTTGAAAACTGCAGAACCATTAGTCGGGAAAGAGGCTGCAGCAATTAAACTAAACCAAACCAAACTGGCATATTACGAACAAAATGCCAACTTTCCGGAATATGAAAAAGCAGCTCTAGATTATTATAATAACTCCGATGCTTTCGAGCCAAATGAATTGCTAAAAGCTGCATGGGTATTTTCGGATTATGTGAAAACTCAGGCATCATTAAAAAAAGCTGCCGAATGGGCAGAGAAATCGGTAATGCGAGGTGAAACTTCTGAAAACACCTATATCTTAGCCAAGATTTATTATAACTTAGGAAATAAAGATTTAGCCAAAAACTTTGCAGAATTATCAAAAAACATTGCTGAAAAATCCGGAAAAGATGCCACTTTAGCCAATGAATTATTAAGGACCATCAAATAA
- a CDS encoding DUF3575 domain-containing protein: MKNKFFFAASLSIFLSLHFNAQENIITPLESKKIYVKGNALLIPIGVVNAGLEYQLSTKFTMQGDVLISPWKSFAGHEAQIYMGTIEGRYYFKEAFKGWHVGGNFSFGTYVVQKPNYWNDSQYVDAQVGASTPYINSQLYQKGFSFLIGVEGGYQFRLADNWNMDIFAGVGTSQDFYKGYVRGTGERYDSADGYNRSGEIIPYRGGVMISYRLK; this comes from the coding sequence TTGAAAAATAAATTTTTTTTTGCAGCTTCCTTAAGTATATTTTTGTCATTGCATTTCAATGCTCAGGAAAATATAATAACCCCTCTCGAATCAAAAAAAATCTATGTAAAAGGTAATGCATTGCTTATTCCTATAGGGGTTGTAAACGCGGGTTTAGAGTATCAGCTGAGTACTAAATTTACTATGCAGGGTGATGTTTTGATCTCTCCCTGGAAATCTTTTGCAGGGCATGAAGCACAGATTTATATGGGAACTATTGAAGGGCGCTACTATTTTAAAGAAGCTTTTAAAGGATGGCATGTAGGTGGTAACTTTTCCTTTGGGACTTACGTCGTACAAAAGCCAAATTATTGGAATGATTCTCAGTACGTAGATGCACAGGTAGGAGCTTCAACTCCGTATATCAATTCTCAGCTTTATCAGAAAGGATTTTCTTTTCTTATCGGAGTAGAAGGTGGTTATCAATTCAGGCTTGCGGATAACTGGAATATGGATATTTTTGCAGGTGTTGGAACTTCACAGGATTTCTACAAAGGATATGTCCGCGGAACTGGTGAAAGATACGATAGTGCAGATGGCTACAACAGAAGTGGTGAAATTATACCTTACCGTGGCGGTGTAATGATCTCTTATAGACTAAAATAA